In Rosa chinensis cultivar Old Blush chromosome 1, RchiOBHm-V2, whole genome shotgun sequence, a genomic segment contains:
- the LOC112163717 gene encoding uncharacterized protein LOC112163717: protein MKRLWAKYRQSQDEDLEELCTTNALVVAAVAEAEASSGSRRRGSQSGRAPNEEQFRESRGKNMMEDYFVECPVFSEEIFRTRYRMSHNVFNRISSDLCRYDPYFVQKSDAAGKVGLLPQQKLTCSLIMLAYGAGADQCAEYCRMAKSTSIEALK, encoded by the coding sequence ATGAAGAGATTGTGGGCTAAGTATCGACAATCTCAAGATGAAGATCTTGAAGAGCTGTGTACGACTAATGCTCTTGTGGTAGCAGCAGTCGCTGAAGCTGAAGCTTCATCCGGATCACGACGACGGGGTTCTCAATCGGGACGTGCACCGAATGAGGAGCAATTTAGGGAATCAAGAGGGAAAAATATGATGGAAGATTATTTTGTGGAGTGTCCAGTTTTCAGTGAAGAGATATTCCGAACAAGGTACAGGATGAGTCACAATGTGTTCAACCGCATCTCCAGTGACCTTTGTCGCTATGACCCGTACTTTGTCCAGAAATCAGATGCTGCAGGCAAAGTCGGACTACTTCCCCAGCAGAAGCTGACATGTTCCTTAATAATGCTTGCTTATGGTGCCGGGGCAGATCAATGTGCTGAGTATTGTCGGATGGCGAAATCTACCTCCATTGAGGCTCTGAAATGA
- the LOC112163707 gene encoding uncharacterized protein LOC112163707: MKSIPRPTRPKDLKFSQAQEGYRKDVERCFGILQTRFSIVRGAARVWEREDLRYIMLTCILLHNMIIEDERPDDSDEDLESDEEEDNNMRPRLTQVWEGPTGDDFDPVGRDGYYFNGFMDRYDAIRSANGHSNLQEDLIEHFWNVQGNMEI; encoded by the coding sequence ATGAAATCAATTCCAAGGCCTACACGACCCAAGGATCTGAAGTTTTCCCAGGCTCAAGAGGGATACAGGAAGGATGTGGAGAGATGTTTCGGCATTTTACAGACGCGCTTTAGTATTGTTCGAGGAGCAGCTCGTGTCTGGGAAAGAGAAGACCTTCGATACATCATGCTGACTTGTATTctattacacaacatgataatCGAGGATGAAAGGCCAGATGACAGCGATGAGGATTTGGAgtccgatgaagaagaggataacAATATGAGGCCCAGGTTGACCCAGGTTTGGGAAGGACCGACTGGTGATGACTTCgatcctgttggtagagatggtTATTACTTCAACGGATTCATGGATCGATACGATGCCATTAGAAGTGCAAATGGTCACTCAAACCTTCAAGAAGATCTGATAGAGCATTTCTGGAACGTTCAAGGCAACATGGAGATCTAG